One window from the genome of Candidatus Eisenbacteria bacterium encodes:
- a CDS encoding N-6 DNA methylase → MPSGNDKSLESWIWDAACSIRGAKDAPKYKDYILPLIFTKRLCDVFDDEVNRIAKEVGSRAKAFKLVKADWKEARKSGQTPMVRFYLPLEPANLDEPVWTVIRKLSDKIGEQLTTHLRAIADENPLLKGIIDRVDFNATTHGVRDLADDRLSNLIERISEKRLGLADVEADIIGRSYEYLIRKFAEGSVSSAGEFYTPKEVGLVMAQIIDPEPGMTIHDPCCGSAGLLIKCQLMLEEKMTKAKRKAYAPLKLYGQEYIPENWAMANMNMIIHDMQGLIEIGDSFKNPKFRKGNRLQTFDRVIANPMWNQDWFTEKDYDTDELDRFPKGAGFPGRKADWGWVQVMLASLNDTGRAAIVLDTGAASRGSGSANTNKEKDVRRWFVEQDLIEGVIYLPENLFYNTTAPGIILFLNKAKAKERKGRLFLLNAAKDFAKGDPKNYIPDDAILRIADTFKAWREEEKFSRIVTREEIAKNDFNISPSRYIHTGAGEEYRPIGEIIEELNAIEEEAKVTDQALRGILKRMGV, encoded by the coding sequence ATGCCCAGCGGTAACGACAAATCTCTCGAATCCTGGATATGGGACGCGGCCTGTTCCATCCGTGGGGCGAAGGATGCGCCGAAATACAAGGACTACATCCTCCCGCTTATCTTCACCAAGCGCCTCTGCGATGTCTTCGATGACGAAGTGAATCGCATAGCCAAGGAAGTCGGTTCGCGGGCCAAGGCATTCAAACTGGTCAAGGCAGACTGGAAGGAGGCCAGGAAGAGCGGGCAGACACCGATGGTGCGCTTTTACCTGCCACTAGAACCGGCCAACTTGGATGAACCCGTGTGGACGGTAATTCGCAAATTGTCCGACAAGATCGGCGAGCAACTCACCACGCACCTGCGCGCCATCGCCGATGAAAATCCACTACTAAAGGGGATCATCGACCGCGTGGACTTCAATGCCACCACGCATGGTGTCCGCGACCTCGCCGACGACCGCCTGAGTAACCTCATCGAGCGTATCAGTGAGAAACGGCTTGGGCTTGCCGACGTAGAAGCGGACATCATCGGCCGTTCCTACGAATACCTCATCCGCAAGTTTGCGGAGGGGAGTGTCTCCAGCGCGGGCGAGTTCTATACGCCCAAGGAAGTCGGGCTTGTCATGGCCCAGATCATAGATCCTGAGCCGGGCATGACTATCCACGATCCCTGCTGCGGCTCCGCTGGCTTGCTTATCAAGTGCCAGCTCATGTTGGAGGAGAAGATGACCAAGGCGAAGCGGAAAGCCTATGCCCCGCTCAAGCTCTACGGACAGGAATACATACCTGAAAACTGGGCCATGGCTAACATGAACATGATCATCCACGACATGCAGGGACTGATTGAGATCGGCGACAGCTTCAAGAACCCCAAGTTCCGTAAGGGAAATCGCCTCCAGACCTTCGATCGCGTGATCGCCAATCCCATGTGGAACCAGGACTGGTTCACCGAGAAGGATTACGACACCGACGAACTCGATCGCTTCCCCAAGGGCGCGGGCTTCCCCGGACGCAAGGCCGATTGGGGTTGGGTGCAGGTAATGCTCGCCAGTCTCAACGACACTGGCCGCGCCGCAATCGTGCTCGATACCGGGGCCGCCTCGCGCGGCTCAGGTAGCGCCAATACAAACAAGGAAAAGGATGTGCGCCGCTGGTTCGTGGAGCAGGACCTCATCGAGGGCGTCATCTACTTGCCCGAAAATCTGTTCTACAACACTACGGCTCCGGGCATCATCCTGTTCCTTAACAAAGCAAAGGCGAAGGAGCGAAAAGGAAGACTCTTCCTACTCAACGCCGCCAAGGATTTCGCCAAGGGCGACCCGAAGAACTACATCCCGGATGACGCTATCCTGCGCATCGCCGACACGTTCAAGGCGTGGCGTGAGGAGGAGAAATTCAGCCGCATAGTCACCCGCGAAGAGATTGCCAAGAATGATTTCAATATCTCGCCCAGTCGCTACATCCACACTGGCGCAGGCGAGGAATACCGACCGATTGGAGAGATTATCGAGGAACTGAACGCTATCGAAGAAGAGGCGAAGGTGACGGATCAAGCGTTGAGGGGGATTCTAAAGAGGATGGGGGTGTGA